In a single window of the Candidatus Edwardsbacteria bacterium genome:
- a CDS encoding dihydrolipoyl dehydrogenase (E3 component of alpha keto acid dehydrogenase complexes LpdC; forms a homodimer; binds one molecule of FAD monomer; catalyzes NAD+-dependent oxidation of dihydrolipoyl cofactors that are covalently linked to the E2 component) produces SASGKASCVGELEGFVKVIADRQTHQILGCVIAGPQATELISEASLAVSSRLKLEDMIQTIHSHPTLHESFQEAALNALGRAIHLP; encoded by the coding sequence CTCGGCCAGCGGCAAGGCCAGCTGCGTTGGCGAGCTGGAGGGTTTTGTCAAGGTCATTGCCGACCGCCAGACGCATCAAATCCTGGGATGCGTCATCGCAGGGCCCCAGGCCACCGAGCTCATCTCCGAGGCCTCGCTGGCCGTATCCAGCAGGCTCAAACTTGAGGACATGATCCAAACCATACATTCCCACCCCACCCTCCATGAGTCGTTCCAAGAGGCGGCGCTCAATGCGCTGGGGCGGGCCATACATCTGCCCTGA